Genomic segment of Triticum aestivum cultivar Chinese Spring unplaced genomic scaffold, IWGSC CS RefSeq v2.1 scaffold35174, whole genome shotgun sequence:
CCAGCTACTGAACGACCAACATCAGCTgggattttctttaaaaaaaaactgTCATCTTTATCATCCTTTTCTTGCATGGTTCTGAAACATTTAGATGTGATTTTTACATATGTCAGTCAAACCTAAATTGACACATATTTATCCTATACTTTCCTCAAGATGGCATGCAGATGCAGGGCAGCCTAGCCATACAAATGCAAACTCGAAAATAGCAATAGTGAAACTCCATCATAAGTTCATAACAGCGCAACAAAATCATCGATTCATGCTAACTGAAAAAACAATGTGGAACCAAAGATAGTAAGATAGCAGTATCAAGTAAAAGCATATGGGATCACAATAACAATCAAGAGTAAACAGTAATGACTTGCTCAAACTTGTCACTTTTTTCACAGCTTTTTATTTCCATTACTAGATTATTACAGTTTCAGCCAGCATAAAAGAAGATTTGTACACACGTGTTATGCCGAACCCAGTTACCCATCTATACCTTCCTTCCTGAGTGGTAACACCAAAAGGCTTAAATGATGCTTCTTTCAAGTGGCATAAGAATGTGCATGCTGGGTAACATTTTTCGAGGTATTTCTCCCCAAAAATAATTCCACCCTTGAGTCTCTCCCAAAGAGATCTTCTCAATCCCTCCTGCCCTCGGCTCTTCATCACAAGGCCATAAGCGTACCTCATACCATGGTTGCGGTATGCAGCTTCATCATCCATACATTCCTTATATGACGATTCATATTGCTTTGGACTGAAAGAAAAGTCACTGCTTAGCATCTCTGCTCCACCGCCTCAGCATATATATTTCTGGAATTCTCAACACATTCTTAATACCAAGAGCTTGTCTCTGGTCCACCGCTTCAGCAACTTATTACTAGACCATGTTTCCTTGAATTCTACTTCAGAGTCGCATCCCTGCATACACTTGGTGAACATCTTATTAAATGCTTTCGAACCCCCAGCAAGTGCACCAAGGCGAGATGTGAAATTCTTTTGAATGTTCCAGTGACGGCATGTACTGGGAAACAATTCCTCAATTGCTTTTGACATAACTTCGTCACCGCGTCTGCAGGAGAGTGCCACACTGGCTCTTCCCAGCCAAACCCACATGTGTACAGCATTGATTCATGTCACTAGCAAGAACATGTTTGGGAAGCTCAAGACGGTTTCGGATCATTCAGTTCAGTCCCCATGGCAGCACGGTGGCACAGTCAGTGTGCTCGTCATTTCCTTCGGCTCGGGAGGGGCCCTGCTCGAACCTCATCTCCCAGAACTGCTCCATCTCCGCAAGAATGCCACGATTCCTGACATTTGAAAGACAAAATTATCGCATTCAGAACACTAATTTCTCCATTTGTCATGTAGAGAATGAAATAAGGTAGAAACAAAAGTTACCTTCACCAAAAGGGTAAGATTTTAACGGATCAGATAGTGTTGCAACAAGTCAAGTTGCGCATGCCATATGCTCCAGCTTCTCCCAGGTTAGGAATGTCTTACGAGTTTCTGTAAGGGTTGGCAATAAATAGATGCTTCAAACTATGTAAAAACAGGTGAGTACAACAGAGCGAACAAGTGACCGAGCTACTTGTGTCCTGGCAGACTTGAACTACAGGCAACAGATATTTACAGTGAATATATATAGCAAACAAAGACCATACCAGAAATAGTGTGTACAAGCCAAAAATAACTTTGGAATAGTGCCTCATGCTCAAGAAACAAACTCTGATGCTTTCCTATTAAGCAGAAGGAATTTTTGGAAACAACATATGGATGTAAGAAAGCAACCGCATACAGTCTTACTCTCATGAGTTCACACATTAAAATTAGACAAATGCTGATGTATTGGGTGCAATGTCATATGCCCATGTCTCAGTTAGAAACCAGCTATTGAACAACCAACATCCACCGAAAACAACGGTCAAGAATAACCCATGACCTTTTTTTTTGTTGCATGGTTCTGAATTATTAATATGTGATTTTTAGAAATGTCAGCTGACCCCAACTTGGCTGACCTATATTCACCCATATTAATCCTACACTTGCATCAAGATGGCatgtgttgaagtgtatatgtggattgcctagccctttccataagttcagacttttggttgtgtttgctagtgcatgaagcttaacagcaTGCATGGTTCAAACTGGCCGGTTGACCCCAATACACTGCCACCCACACAAACTTAAAAATAGCACTGGTGAAACTTCATCATGGACTCATGCTAATTGACAAATAATGTGGAACCAAAGATAGCAGTATCCAGTAAAGCACATGGAATCAGAGTACTAACGATCAAAAGCAAAGAATTATGACTTACTCAAACTTTATCTCGTTTCACAGGTTTCCATTTCCATTTTTAGATTACAGTTTGAGTCAGTATAAATGAAGATATGCACACATGTTGTAGCAAACCCAGTTACTCATATGTATATCTTTGGTTCCTCAGTAGTAACACCAAGAAACTTTATCGATGCTTCTTTCAAGTGGCATAAGATTGTGGATACTGTGTAGCATTTTCTAGGTACTTCTCCAATTCTTTTTCTCCACTCTCGAGAGCCTGCCAAAGAGATCTTCTCAATTCCTCCTGCCCTTCACTCTTCATCACAAGGTCATAAGCATACCTCATAGCATGATTGCAGTATCcagcttcatcatccatgcattCCTGAAATGATGATTCATACTGCTTTGGGTTGAAAACCCACTGCTTAGCATCTCTGGTCCACCGCTTCAGTATATATATTTCTGGAATTTTGCCCACATTCTTGATACTAAGAGCTTTCAGAGTATGTGGACAAAGTAAACCCATTGTCTCAAACTGACTACAGCTGCAAGTGAGTTGCATTGTCGACATATTCAGATGAACTGTGCAGACTCTTGACCCTCTACCCTGCATAGTCATCTCAAACCGGTATGTGTCACTGTCTTCACACGGAAGCGCCTTGAATTTTGTGGCCCCACACCCGTCAAGAAAATATGTCTCGAATAGCTTGTAGATTCTGTGTGTATAAACTTTTGCTGCATGATTCAAAATATCACTGTGCTTTATAATACAAGAAAGTGGCCTTTGACAACACCGCACATCCTCATCAAACTCTTTTTCACGCCAATCCTCAGTCAGCTTATCCACAGCAGCAACCATTGTGGAAAGAGAAGTCGATTTATCGACAATGCAAGTGAATATGTTACTCAAACTGTCACATTGCGGCTCGTTCTCGACCCCACCATCAAAAGTGCACTTGTTCAGAGCACCACACCACTTCTGCTTGAGCTTATAAAGTTTGCTCAGCCACTTATTATCCTGCAACTTAAATTCACGGAGCATCGCAGCCCATGTTCCCTCGAATTCTGCTTCTGAGTCGCATCCCTGCATACACTTGGTGAACATCTTATTAAATGCTTTGGAAGCATTAAGTGCACCAAGGCGAGAAGCGGCATTCTTTTGAATGTGCCAGTGGGCAATGCGATGGCATGTATTTGGAAACACTTCCTCAATTGCATTTGACATAACTTGGTCTTGGTTGGTGAAAATAGATCGTGGTTGCCGGTTTCCCATTGCCTCCAAGAAAGACTTGAACAGCCACGTGAAAGATGCCATCGAATCATCCGCCAATAGTGCACAGCCATACATAGTGGTCTGCCAATGGTGGTTCACACCAACAAAAGGTGCAACTATATAATTCTGTTTGTTTAAGCGGTAAGTTGAGTCAAAGACAACCACGTCACCGAAACAGTCATAGTCCATCCTGCTCCTACCATCTCGCCAAAAGAAATTACTCATCCGACCAGCTCGGTCTAAATGGACATCCCAGTAAAACATTCCATCTACATTTGCTCTGCTCTTTAGATGGCTCACAATGCTTTGCAACTCTCCGGTTCCTACGGCCGATGTCCTTGTTATGCCGCTAAAACCGGGGAGCAAATCTTGCCTCTGAGTCTCTGCATTGTTGGCTACGCTTGTGCTTGCAGCCATTTGGGAAGGTGCACCCCCTAACTGGTACCCACCATACAACACTGCATCCGCAGCAGAACATGACCTCCCAGCAATAAGTGACTTGGCAGACCGCAGAAGGTGCCGCTCTTCAGGTCTTACCAAGTTGTGGTTGTGATCAGACACGAGTCGGATTACCCTCCACTCGCCCTGGCTGTTCGCTCTGAAGCGAACCATGGCCCTGCAATTCGTCCTGGTGTGCGGGTCATTGAAGTTCTCGTCAGTAAGCTTCTCTGCTTCCTTGAGGCCCTCCTTGGAGCAGAAGTAGTCCTTGGTCCTGATCCTCTTGGTGCCGGTGAAGTAGGACTGCTTGCCCTTGCGGACGCTGAACCCTGTGCGGTGCCCGTAGTCGCAGTACAGCTTGTACGCCTCCTCCTCGCTGTACACCACCTTCAGGAGCAGCTCCTCGGCCCCTTCCTTACTGCCCTGCACCGTGGGGGCCTCCTCGTTCTCGGCTTCCTCAACTGTCGCTCCTCGCACCCTCATTCCACCGCCGGGGTGAGAAACTGGCACCTCTCCTTCCCTGGCCCCTTCAATACTGACAGCAGCACCGCTGTCCTGCAACCTGGCTCCTTCACACTGGTCTGCCCCCATCCCGGCAACGACTGCGGCACTCTCATCGACGCACATCGGGTCTCCGCCCACGGCATCGGCACCTTCACCGTCGGTGTTCACCATGGCCTACAAAGTCAAACACCGGAGATCGATCAGGCAAACCGTTGAAGGAAGGAAGGAAATGCTATCAACCCTAGCCGACATCTGAACCTAGCCTCACGAAGGGGAAAAGCTGCTAAACATCATCAGAGCTAAGCAATCCGCTGCCCACGGGGGCGGATCTAGTCTAGATGGTGCGAATTCCTCGACCTCGTCGGCGGCGCTTAGCTGAGGGAGGAACCATGGATGGGCGGCGAAATGCTCGTACCTCGGCAGAGACCAGCGGCCGGAATCGCGGCGGAGCAGCCGCGGCGCGGCGCCGGAGCCTGCCTATAACTTGATGGTGCCGAGAAGGCCGCCTCCCCCGCACGCTTCAGCCGCCCCGCCCGGGCTCGCCGGAGTCGGTCGCGCCGCCCGCCGGAGAGTCGTGGTCGGTCGCCTCCCCAATCTGGTTCGGGAGCGCTCGGTCGGGTTTGGTTTGGTCTGCGTGGAGCAACTTTTTTTTCTCGAGCTCGAGCCCGATCGGTATGGGCCGGCCAGGTAGAAGGAGCCCAAATGCAGGATTAttctccgtccggaattacttatcgcagaaataaataaaaatgaatGTATGTAAAACTAAATACATGCAGATATATCCATTTTTTCGACAAGTATTCGCAGGATGGAAAAAGGTTGACTAAAAAAAGATGAATGGCAACTGAGGCTACTCATGTCAGTCACGAATGCAGTAAAAGTTTCTAAAATAATATAGTAAACATGTGGACTTAAATTTTGCGTTATTTTTATatcactagtcaatgtgtacgtgcaatgcatgttaatttgaaTGAGCGATTGTGTCTGTATATGAGCGTTTGCGTTTGTATTGTGTTCAAaaacgtgcaatgcacgttaatttgaaagtatattaagtgcatgtggatattaagtaggatattattcgTGTGtcattatgtgattagcactatatttggcatggaattaactgcacactaaacgtgttgagcgctcaacattgaagcagtctaggtcgttggatcgatatgatttgatggccgagattaattggatctacccctttgggtctttttatattgatatagatgagTGATTTTGTGCGAAGCTATTTTTGTGAGAAAATACATcatctccactactattaaacaatcaaacaagaattTTCTTAAGTGCATCCCGCAATTAAACACACAACACCACACAGATCAATCAGCACCGGACGATTAGGCCCATATATCTCAATCTAACGGTCATCATTAATCTAATAGCCCAATGGTGTGGACCTAGCAATTTCCAATGGCTGACCATACTCCACCAACGAGGAATATTCCAACTATCAGTTTAGCATCCCCTAGGATTACGCAATTCTGATCGCTAATGAAGGAAACTCAGATTACGCAATTCTGATCGCTAATGAAGGAAACTCAACGAAATCGGCTCCCCTCGCCCTTAACCTCGAAGTTGTCTGCCTTGAGTCGCCACAGCGCTAGACGCCGCCCACCAACACCGTCTCCTGCCTGGCTTGTAGCTTATAacatagctccgccactgcctGCCTGCACGGCGACCTCGCGGCACTGCACCACTCTGTCGCCTCCGGCCTCCCTGCACGATCGCCATCGCCGATTGTTGCCGCTCGCAGCGTGGAATCCGTCAGCGACATAGCGGGCGTCCAGGAGCCTGCCCTTGCAGCGTGGCATCCGTCTGCGAGATCGCCAGTGCCCAGGAGCCTGCCCCGGCACCCGCGGGGCCGCGCCCGCGAGATCGCCAGTGCCCAGGAGCCTGCCCCGGCACCCGCGCGGCCGCGCCCGCCCTGCACGTCCCCTGAACCAGCCGACCACACGTAGCTGAAATTCTTCCCTGCACTTCTTCAGGTTCGACTTCTTCCTTTGACCTGTTGCAGCATTACTCAGGATTATAATTTTGAGAATAGAGTTCTAAAAAATAAAAGGTTGCACAGCATAATGCTATAAGCCGTTTGTTTTACATCTCTAATTAATGGTTTTCTATGTGGAAAACGGTTAGTGTTTTGGCTACTGCAATTTTGTAACTAATTGAATCATTCACCCTATCTCCTTGGCCTGGTGTCAACAAAGTTGGCTTTCAGAATTTAGAAAGGTTACTTGAGTGGTCGCAGAACACCTGAAATATTGGATTTAGCTTAGAGAATTTACAAAATTGCCAATGGTATTACTGTAAGCGCACATCACAGAACAGGCAAATTAATCATAATTAGTTTCAGCTCTGGCCTATGGCGAGTACACATGCACATACATAGACACTCATATGCATGCACCCTGTGAAGAGCCTATGGAAGCCATATGCCAAATTATAGAGTGCTGCTCTGAAACACCATGTAGCTATACAAGCACACACAAGGCTGTGGTGGTGCTTTCTATTAAATCACGTATGACCCACCAACCCATGTAATATGCTACTTGAGATGTCTAAAATTCTTTGATTTAGGGACATGCATGGAATGAACTACAAACTGCACTATATACCAacagatacatacatacatacctgATGCGTGCTCAAGAACATACCAAGGCCCCAGGCAGATACATAAAATCTGAACATAcatgaggagaaagaagagaaGTTCATTTTCCCATCTGAAGATACATGAGTAAGAAGCAAGATAACGGTCGGTCATTACATATCCAGAATTAAATATTACTTTTATATTACCAGATCTATGAAATACCATAAGAACACTAAATCACAAAGTCCTATTGAGAAATTAATTCTCTAGCTACAAAGCAACAGTTCTATGAAATCAAAGCATTACCCTTGCCAAGATCATCATCAGCGCCACCATGGACGTCAACAGCAGGGCCAACAACTGAATGTGGTAAACAAATATGCCTATCACATCAAGGAAATGTTCCATAGACAACTCCATGAATTTCTTAGAACAATAAAAATACTGGGCAATGCAACTCAGAATCAAAACATACTCTTCGAGTCAGACTTTTTGCTCCCATCCCCTTTAGGCACCTCCTTATCCCTCTCGAAATCTGAACCATTAAGGGTCTTATCATCAACACAACCACCAACTAAGCGGACGATTTCTCATATTAAATTCTTGAAAGCGGACACTCATTCATGGTAACCACCATGACGAGCTTAATAGTATTACAAAAAGAATTGCCAGTTTTTATATTCAAATGTCATATCTGAATGTAGTATTTGCATATGCTACCTGATTAGTTTTTTCTTTATATTCAAATGTCATATCTGAATGTAGTATGCTTAAACATTTGCATATGCTACCTGATTAGTTAGTGTAGGAATGAGAGGCTTGCACTTGTTGTTCCATTTTATCTCTTGAGAACTACATGACACTGAATTTCTCTTCAATAGTAACTTCTCCAACTTCCTTTCTTTCATGTTAACTCTTGGATCCACTCACAACCGGAAGGTGCAGCAATCTAGAGCAGGATAATACTCAGTTAAATCAGCTTTTCTAACAAAACCCTATAACAGAACAAATTATACACAGTCTTGGGAACATTCATGGTGATTTCTCAAGAGGCGATCCACCTGGGGACGAACTGAATTGACGGGGTGGAGCCGGCGGCGGGGTtggagagagagacttacctggaccCAGACAACCGCGCGAGAGAGGGTGGAGaggctcatggcggcgacggcgatggcgatggcaTCAGGAGGAGCGAGAAGCCCGGCGTCGCACGCGAGCATGCCGAGCTCGAGCGGCTCCTCGAGCACTTCGGCAACCGGATTCGGAGAAGGAGCGGGGTAGAGAAGGCGCGTGCGAGTGCCACGCCTCCGCGTATGCCTCCGCCGGCGCCTAGCGCTGGCGCGAGCATGCCGAGCTCGAGGGCCTCCTCGGCCACTTCCGCGATCGATTCGACATGAAGGGGAGGAAGAGCAGCGGCTGGGAAGGGGAGCCTCGGCCTGACAGGGAGCACCCGCGGTGGTGACGGAGGGGAGCGGCGGCTGGACCAGGGAGCGCTGGCGTTCATGACGAAGGGCGCCGGCTGTGGGGTGAGGGATTTGGCCACCATGGGAGAATGGGGAACGGGAAGAGATATGTGAGGGACCGAGGGGGCGGTGGGGAGGATAACTAACGTTTTTTTAATAATCATTTAATACTCCTACTAACTAACGTATTAGGCAGTGACCGGAGAGATATTGTgagtttatttcaaaaaaaaaagattgtGAGTGACTGCGACTTTGTTCAAATCAAAATTTTTTTTATCTTCTAAAAAGATCCATTCTTTTTTATCCGATTTGCCTGCATGCGTGCGATATTGTTTTATCATCCGGCCTTGTTACAATAATTTTTATTTGATGATTTTAAAAGTTCATTATATGAATCTCTATAAAAATTTGTTTCTATTAAATAATCTATATAAAAGTTGATACAACAATTTGTTGAATATATTTAAGTTCCATAATCATAAAGGTCATCTTGTGGTCTATGGATGTTAAATTTTATGGAGCACTTCAGTGGAGATATTTTTTCTAACACTCCTGCATCCGTATATTTTTTGTATCATTATACTTATTCTATGTTGTATCATTGTTTTGAAACTAACCATGGTTACTACTTTCTAGGTTCATATGATAGATTTTAGAACAAAACTAGCTGTCACTTTTGTGGACTCGGGATTGAGTGATGATAATAAGAAAATGAGATTTGGAaaatgatggaaacaatacaaatctCACGGATTGTATGTTACACGCACGATCACAACGCGCGATCATATCGTTGAGTATAAGACACATTTAAATACCTCGGTGAAAACAACTCGTTGAAAGAGAAATTACATTCAAAATAGATGTTTTCTATAAATTAtgatacgtgcgttgcacgtgcacacttactagtgtGCTCCAAGAATTATAGCTAGGTGTGGTGTGTTGACATGCATAGACAAATGTGGCGCAAAGTATGAAGTGTAATAAGGCATTAAAACAAGTTTGTATTGGTTAATCTGGAAACCCTATTGTAGTTAAGTTTTTGTTGAATACCACCaagtggttggatggttaggaggatggTGGTACCCCGAACAAGCGTCAAATATCATGTTTGACACTTTGGTGACTCATTATTCATTAATCAGAATTATTCTTTCAATGTGAGGTGACGTTCCTGTTGATGGCGCGGCATCTATGATGGCTTCGTCAATCTTGAAGTTCTACAATGACGACCCGATCTTTAGTAGGCGATGTCCATGTGTCAGTACGTGTATGGtggtgtgagtgtgtgtgtgcatCTATGTTGTAATTGGTGTTTCTCAAAAGAAAGTTGTTATTGCAATTGAAATGTTGGTTATATTAGTTAGGACCAAGAGGAACTAGTCAAATTTCATGGCAATCACCTCACATGTTTAACTTCATATCAATAAAGGTAAATAAAATCGGATTAAGCAATGTCTTATTTCAGTAACCCCTTGTCCAACTTTACATAATAGGTTGAGTTTGGGAGAGTTTTTTGTCATGATTTGCTGGCAACATCATGTGCAAGGCTGCTCATATTTATACGTCATTGATGCTACAAATATGGACAACCACAATATTTGCAGTAGAATTAAATGATCACATAAGTGGAGATGTGATATTTGGTGAAGTAATAATGATGTCTCAGCTACACACAACACTGATCGCTCGCCGACCCCTATAGACAACTAGCTTATTCATAGTGTAGCATGATCGCACTTAGTTGATATAGAAAGAATAGCAAAAAAAGTGTAGGAGGGAAGAAACAATGACGATCATGGTGAATGAGACAGAGGATCACATAGCATAATCTAACGGGAATGGGATGCATCAGAACAATGACGTATGAGGTTGATCAAGTGTCGGTAGTAGGAGACTAGGAAGGAAATGCTATCAACCCGAGCCAACATCTGAAACCTAGCCTCATGAAGGGGAAAAGCTACTAAACATCATCAGATCTAAGTAATCCAGTTTCCACGGAGGCAGATTTAGTCTAGATGGTGCGAATTTCTCGACCTTGTCAGCGGCGCTTAGCTGAGGGAGGAATCCTTGATGGACGACGAAATGCTCGTACCTCAGTAGAGACCAATGGCCAGAATCGCGGCAGAGCAACCGCAGCGCGGCCCCAGAGCCTGCCTATAGCTTTGTGGCGCCaagaagcactagtagaaaaagggcctaatgttcagctcattagtcccggtttgtaaatgaaccgacactaatgtgaccattagtgtcggttccaacggctaggcgggcggtgctccttagtcccggtttgtgatGAATCTCTAttcgccacgaaccgggactaaagaggtggtggcaagTTGATGTCAGGCTGAGGCCcaccaacacctttagtcccggttcgtggcatgaaccgggactgtagatgCACCTTTAGTTCCGGGTTgtataaccaaccgggactaaagatcatCCTATAGAAACCCTTCATCGAGCCCGAGCTCTCTGTtcttccctttcctctcctctctcttttcttcctctcctctcgagCTCATCTTCCATTTTtgacaaaatttgtcaagatttggaggcatcccatccatccaagtgatcacaaaggttagcaactttgtcctttcatctctcattgctagattagctatTGCAATGCTCTATAAATATAGTGATTTATGGATTTtagtttgggaggaattatatgtggtactttatttgatttatatgcaatttgagctcaaaataactcttagtttgcatatgtaggtgtggtttacatagtgccttcccgtctccgtcctaaccaccgtcgatcgcccgcaccgtcccgtcgccggcaccaccttgtggtgaccctctcgttcttatcttttttatattaaaaagatcatgtttgtgtgatttagatatatagttattTGTATAATTATCtaacccgtacgttgtttgttatacatagtgtcatggttttgatatccgtccccgtcggccctcgtccggtttatgattcagatgtggtatattctcttttataattattttgttgcatttcgtgtttatgaaaaattatgcccatcaagttgacatagatatttttatctaggaggtatgtgaacaggaaattccaaccgaccctattgtcgagaggttaaatttagttgaaaataaAAACGAGTATTTGAAATAAAAATTGATGGCGCCGAGAAGGCGGCCTCCACCGCACGCTTCAGCCACCCTGCCCGGGCTCGCCGGAGTCGGTCGCGCCGCCCGCCGGAGGGTCGTGGTCGGTCGCCTCCCCAATCTGGTTCGGAAGCGCTCGCTCGAGTCTGGTTTGGTCTGTGTGGAGcaacttttttttgtgtgtgtatgCTCGAGCTCGAGCCCGATCAGTATGGGCCGGCCAGGTAAAAGGAGCCCAAATGCAGGATTGTTAGTCCCTCCGTCcaaaattacttgtcgcagaaatgaataAAAAAGGGTATATCTAAATTTAAAAAaagtctaaatacatccatttctccgcCAAATATTCACAGGATGGAAAAAATTTGACTAGAAAAAGATGGATGGCGATTGGGGCTACTCATGTCAGTCACAAATGCAGTGAAAGCTTCTAAAATAATGTAGTAACAATGTGGACTTaaatttttgctttatttttatatCATGAGTGATTCCGTGCGAAAGTTATTTTCGTAAGAAAAAACATCATGTGCTCCAAGAGTTATAGCTAGGTGTAGTGTCTTGGCAGGCACAGACAAATGTGGCGAAGAGTACAAAGTGTGATAATTTATTAAAAACAAGTTTGTATTGGTTAATTTGCAAACCCTACTGCAATTAAGTTCTTACTAGCACATATACCTGTCCGTTGCGACGTGAGAGATTTTTCTGCGAGAAGCATCAcgagagataattgatgtgtccatcAAAATGGTCTCACAACAGTGATGCGACACAGCGAAGAGTTGTAGTGTTCTCGCGGGTCATGTTTGGCTCGCGAGATCTTTATAGTAGTGGGGTTGGTAGGAGTGGCAGCCACTACCCAACTCGTGCCTTTTTTTTCTTCAGGTCCGCCTCCTAGTTGAGGTTGTGGTGACCTCcggattttttataaaaaaatgcaagcATTTTTAAAAAATCGTTAATTTATGGAAAAAGGCAAACAAAACTTGAAATAGGAAGattttctaaaattcacaatttttttttaaaaaacatgaAACATTTTTCANNNNNNNNNNNNNNNNNNNNNNNNNNNNNNNNNNNNNNNNNNNNNNNNNNNNNNNNNNN
This window contains:
- the LOC123172568 gene encoding protein FAR1-RELATED SEQUENCE 7, with the translated sequence MVNTDGEGADAVGGDPMCVDESAAVVAGMGADQCEGARLQDSGAAVSIEGAREGEVPVSHPGGGMRVRGATVEEAENEEAPTVQGSKEGAEELLLKVVYSEEEAYKLYCDYGHRTGFSVRKGKQSYFTGTKRIRTKDYFCSKEGLKEAEKLTDENFNDPHTRTNCRAMVRFRANSQGEWRVIRLVSDHNHNLVRPEERHLLRSAKSLIAGRSCSAADAVLYGGYQLGGAPSQMAASTSVANNAETQRQDLLPGFSGITRTSAVGTGELQSIVSHLKSRANVDGMFYWDVHLDRAGRMSNFFWRDGRSRMDYDCFGDVVVFDSTYRLNKQNYIVAPFVGVNHHWQTTMYGCALLADDSMASFTWLFKSFLEAMGNRQPRSIFTNQDQVMSNAIEEVFPNTCHRIAHWHIQKNAASRLGALNASKAFNKMFTKCMQGCDSEAEFEGTWAAMLREFKLQDNKWLSKLYKLKQKWCGALNKCTFDGGVENEPQCDSLSNIFTCIVDKSTSLSTMVAAVDKLTEDWREKEFDEDVRCCQRPLSCIIKHSDILNHAAKVYTHRIYKLFETYFLDGCGATKFKALPCEDSDTYRFEMTMQGRGSRVCTVHLNMSTMQLTCSCSQFETMGLLCPHTLKALSIKNVGKIPEIYILKRWTRDAKQWVFNPKQYESSFQECMDDEAGYCNHAMRYAYDLVMKSEGQEELRRSLWQALESGEKELEKYLENATQYPQSYAT
- the LOC123172570 gene encoding uncharacterized protein; this translates as MKERKLEKLLLKRNSVSCSSQEIKWNNKCKPLIPTLTNQISRGIRRCLKGMGAKSLTRRLLALLLTSMVALMMILARILCICLGPWYVLEHASGQRKKSNLKKCREEFQLRVVGWFRGRAGRARPRGCRGRLLGTGDLAGAAPRVPGQAPGHWRSRRRMPRCKGRLLDARYVADGFHAASGNNRRWRSCREAGGDRVVQCREVAVQAGSGGAML